One Defluviimonas sp. SAOS-178_SWC DNA window includes the following coding sequences:
- the rplJ gene encoding 50S ribosomal protein L10 → MDRAQKEKMVEELGQIFESSGVVVVAHYEGMTVAQMQDLRAEMRAAGGSVRVAKNKLAKIALDGKPCASIGDLLTGMTVLAFSEDPVAAAKVADKYAKANDKFVILGGAMGSTALDTAGVKAVASMPSREELIASIVSCIGAPASNIAGAIGAPASNIAGILSTLEERQAA, encoded by the coding sequence GTGGATAGAGCCCAGAAAGAGAAAATGGTCGAGGAACTCGGCCAGATCTTCGAAAGCTCTGGCGTCGTGGTGGTTGCCCACTACGAAGGCATGACGGTTGCTCAGATGCAGGACCTGCGCGCGGAAATGCGTGCCGCGGGTGGGTCCGTCCGCGTCGCCAAGAACAAGCTCGCCAAGATCGCCCTGGACGGCAAGCCCTGCGCAAGCATCGGCGACCTGCTCACGGGCATGACCGTGCTGGCCTTTTCCGAAGACCCTGTCGCAGCTGCGAAGGTCGCGGATAAGTACGCCAAGGCTAACGACAAGTTCGTTATCCTCGGCGGTGCGATGGGCAGCACGGCTCTGGACACGGCCGGTGTGAAAGCCGTTGCCTCGATGCCGTCGCGGGAGGAGCTCATCGCTTCGATCGTGTCTTGCATCGGTGCACCTGCGTCGAACATCGCCGGGGCCATTGGCGCGCCTGCTTCGAACATCGCGGGCATCCTGTCGACCTTGGAAGAGCGGCAGGCCGCGTGA
- the rplL gene encoding 50S ribosomal protein L7/L12 produces MADLKKLAEEIVGLTLLEAQELKTILKDEYGIEPAAGGAVMVAGPAAGPAEAAEEKTEFDVVLTDAGAQKINVIKEVRAITGLGLKEAKDLVEAGGKVKEGAAKAEAEEIKKKLEEAGAKVELK; encoded by the coding sequence ATGGCTGATCTGAAGAAACTCGCCGAAGAAATCGTGGGCCTGACGCTTCTCGAAGCGCAGGAACTCAAGACCATCCTGAAGGACGAATACGGCATCGAGCCGGCTGCCGGTGGCGCCGTCATGGTTGCCGGCCCGGCTGCCGGCCCTGCCGAAGCCGCGGAAGAGAAGACCGAATTCGACGTCGTCCTGACCGACGCCGGCGCGCAGAAGATCAACGTGATCAAGGAAGTGCGCGCGATCACCGGTCTCGGCCTGAAGGAAGCCAAGGACCTCGTCGAGGCCGGCGGCAAGGTCAAGGAAGGCGCGGCGAAGGCCGAAGCCGAAGAGATCAAGAAGAAGCTCGAAGAGGCTGGCGCCAAGGTCGAGCTCAAGTAA